Proteins from a genomic interval of Methanohalophilus levihalophilus:
- a CDS encoding ABC transporter ATP-binding protein: MNVLEVRNLSVGFITDHGDVKAVNDASFSIKEGETFGIIGESGSGKSVIGQSIMRLLPSNASVSGELTFEEKDLFSHDAGQMRQIRGKQISLIPQNPAGSLNPLLKNGIQISEVFEIIGVGKREGMKLVTDMMGKLLLKNPEKLLRLYPHELSGGMKQRLLATMCLSYKPKLVIADEPTKGLDSGARAGSLDLFRHMKDDHGYSMLLITHDLDFALEICDRVAVMYAGEIVEIGSASKVLHNPSHPYTKGLLKALPRNGLIPLEGQTPSRIDLPPGCLFSRRCGHSSDRCHAERPDIRDFNGGTVRCHLY, translated from the coding sequence ATGAATGTTCTTGAAGTAAGGAACCTTAGTGTAGGATTTATTACTGACCACGGAGACGTAAAGGCTGTTAATGACGCCTCTTTTAGTATAAAGGAGGGGGAAACATTCGGGATTATCGGGGAAAGCGGTTCAGGCAAGTCGGTGATAGGGCAATCAATTATGCGGCTTCTGCCTTCCAATGCTTCTGTTTCAGGAGAACTCACTTTTGAGGAGAAGGATCTTTTTTCCCATGATGCCGGTCAAATGAGGCAAATCCGCGGTAAACAAATATCCCTGATCCCGCAAAACCCGGCAGGTTCCCTGAATCCTTTGCTTAAAAACGGGATTCAGATCAGTGAGGTTTTTGAGATAATCGGTGTTGGGAAAAGGGAAGGAATGAAATTAGTGACGGACATGATGGGAAAACTGCTCCTTAAAAATCCTGAAAAATTGCTAAGACTTTACCCTCATGAGTTATCAGGTGGCATGAAACAAAGGCTTCTTGCTACAATGTGCCTTTCGTACAAACCGAAACTTGTCATTGCCGATGAGCCTACAAAAGGATTGGATTCCGGTGCAAGGGCCGGTTCACTTGATCTTTTCAGGCATATGAAGGACGATCATGGATATTCGATGCTGTTGATCACACATGATCTTGATTTTGCCCTGGAAATATGTGACAGGGTGGCTGTTATGTATGCCGGTGAAATTGTAGAAATAGGTTCGGCTTCAAAGGTGTTGCACAATCCATCTCATCCGTACACGAAAGGGCTTTTGAAAGCCCTGCCACGCAATGGGCTTATTCCTCTTGAAGGCCAAACCCCAAGCAGGATTGATCTGCCACCAGGTTGTCTTTTCTCCAGAAGATGCGGCCATAGTTCGGACAGATGCCACGCGGAACGGCCCGATATCAGGGATTTTAACGGAGGTACTGTAAGATGTCACCTTTATTGA